GCGCGCAGCTCAAGGACTACCTGGAGCGCTCGGCCGGCTACTTCAAGGCGGTGGGCACGGCCGGACCGCACCAGCCGGACGCGCTGACCAACGCGAACGGCACCCCGGACTACCTCTACGACGTGGCCGCCGGCCTGGACGCGCCGCTCACCTACGACATCGACCTGGCCAAGCCGGTCGGGCAGCGGATCGCGGGCCTGGCCTACGGCGGCACGCCCGTGGCGCCCGACCAGGCGTTCGCGGTGGCGGTGAACAACTACCGGCAGTCCGGCGGCGGCAACTTCCCGCACATCTCCACCGCTCCGGTGCTGCACAACCGGCAGTTGGAGATCCGGCAGCTGCTGATCGAGTGGGTGCAGGAGCGCGGCGAGATCGACCCGGCCGCGTTCGCCTCCACCGACTGGCGGCTCGTGGTCGACGGGGCGCCGGTGGTGGTCGCGTGACGCTGCCCGACGTGCTGAAGCCGGGGTTGGACGTGCTGTTCTGCGGCATCAACCCCGGCCTGCTCTCGGCGGCCAAGGGGCAGCACTTCGCGCGGCCGGGCAACCGGTTCTGGCCCGCGCTGCACCTGTCCGGCTTCACCCCGCGCCTGCTCAAGCCCTCCGAGCAGGACGAGCTGCTCGACCTCGGCCTGGGCATCACCAACCTGGCGGCACGCCCCACCGCGCGGGCCGACGAGCTGGCGGACGAGGAGCTGCGGGCCGGTGGCGAGCGGCTGACCGAGGTGGTGCGGGAGTACCGGCCGAGGTTCGTGGCGATCGTGGGCGTGACGGCCTACCGCACGGCGTTCGGGCGCAAGACGGCCCGCGTCGGACCGCAGGACGAGCGCATCGCCTCGGCGCGGCTGTGGGTGCTGCCGAACCCGAGCGGGCTCAACGCGCACTACAGCCTGGCCGCGCTCGCCGAGGTGTTCGGTGAGCTGCGGTCAGAGGTTGCGCAGGCCGACTAGCACCCGTTCCAGCAGCGCCAGGTCGGGACCGCCGGGCGCGGCGGCGTTGTCGTGCACCGCCATCACGCCCATGCTGATGAGGTCGCCGATGAGCACCCGCGCCACGCCCAGCGGCACCGCCAGCAGCGCGGAGACCTCGGCGACCGAGCGCGGGTGG
This portion of the Saccharothrix syringae genome encodes:
- the mug gene encoding G/U mismatch-specific DNA glycosylase; translation: MTLPDVLKPGLDVLFCGINPGLLSAAKGQHFARPGNRFWPALHLSGFTPRLLKPSEQDELLDLGLGITNLAARPTARADELADEELRAGGERLTEVVREYRPRFVAIVGVTAYRTAFGRKTARVGPQDERIASARLWVLPNPSGLNAHYSLAALAEVFGELRSEVAQAD